From Dermochelys coriacea isolate rDerCor1 chromosome 9, rDerCor1.pri.v4, whole genome shotgun sequence, one genomic window encodes:
- the SLITRK2 gene encoding SLIT and NTRK-like protein 2, producing MLKGVWLLSVLTVAGISPTTESRKPAKDICSRSRCPCEEKENVLNINCENKGFTTVSLLQPPPSKIYQLFLSGNALSRLHPNEFVNYSNAVTLHLGNNDMQEIRTGAFSGLRTLKRLHLNNNKLEVLREDTFLGLESLEYLQADYNYISAIEAGAFSQLNKLKVLILNDNLLLSLPSNVFRFVLLTHLDLRGNRLKMLPFAGVLEHIGGIMEIQLEENPWNCTCDLLPLKAWLDTITVFVGEIVCETPFRLHGKDVTQLTRQDLCPRKSSSDSHQREKHPSHSDTHIQRLSPTANPAISPTRAPKASRPPKMRNRPTPRVTVSKDRQIFGPIMVYQTKSPVPITCPSGCVCTSQSSDNGLNVNCQEKKISNISDLQPKPTSPKKLYLTSNYLQVVYKTDLLEYTSLDLLHLGNNRIAVIQEGAFTNLISLRRLYLNGNYLEILYPSMFSGLQSLQYLYLEYNVIKEILPRTFDALSNLHLLFLNNNLLRSLPDHVFGGTSLTRLNLRNNHFSHLPVRGILDQLSALIQIDLQENPWDCTCDIIGLRDWIEHVTEQNNQQASPPVVINEVICESPAKHSGEHLKFLSKEAICPENPNLSDSTLFMTHNTDTPQSLSISPSSYPEIHTEVPLSVLILGLLVVFILSVCFGAGLFVFVLKRRKGVPSVPNSANNLDISSFQLQYGSYNMENHDKTEGHVYNYIPPPVGQMCQNPIYMQKEGDPVAYYRNLHEFSYSNLDHKKEDSASLAFTISAAELLEKHSSPREPELLYQNVAERVKELPSGGVVHYNFCTLPKRQFAPSYESRRQNQDRINKTVLYGTPRKYFAEQSKPEHPLLQGKLQTEPDYLEVLEKQTAISQL from the coding sequence ATGCTGAAGGGGGTCTGGTTGCTCAGTGTGTTGACAGTGGCGGGGATCTCGCCCACGACGGAGAGCCGCAAGCCCGCCAAAGACATTTGCAGCCGGAGCCGCTGCCCCTGCGAGGAGAAGGAGAACGTGCTGAACATCAACTGCGAAAACAAAGGCTTCACCACCGTCAGCCTGCTGCAGCCGCCCCCCTCCAAGATCTACCAGCTCTTCCTCAGCGGCAACGCCCTCAGCCGCCTGCACCCCAATGAGTTCGTCAACTATTCCAACGCCGTGACCCTGCACCTGGGCAACAACGACATGCAGGAGATCCGCACCGGGGCCTTCAGTGGCCTGCGGACCCTCAAGAGGCTGCACCTCAACAACAACAAGCTGGAGGTGCTACGGGAGGACACCTTCCTGGGCCTGGAGAGCCTGGAATACCTGCAGGCCGATTACAACTATATCAGCGCCATCGAGGCCGGAGCCTTCAGCCAGCTCAACAAGCTGAAAGTCCTCATCCTCAACGACAACCTCCTGCTGTCCCTGCCCAGCAACGTCTTCCGCTTCGTCCTGCTCACCCACCTGGACCTGAGGGGGAACAGGCTGAAGATGTTGCCCTTCGCCGGCGTCCTGGAGCACATTGGTGGGATTATGGAGATCCAGCTGGAGGAGAACCCTTGGAATTGCACCTGCGACCTGCTCCCCCTCAAAGCCTGGCTGGACACCATCACCGTCTTTGTCGGGGAGATCGTCTGCGAGACGCCCTTCCGGCTGCATGGGAAGGACGTGACCCAGCTCACCCGGCAAGACCTCTGCCCTCGGAAAAGTTCCAGTGACTCTCACCAGAGGGAAAAGCACCCTTCCCACTCAGACACGCACATCCAGAGGCTCTCACCCACGGCCAACCCTGCCATCAGTCCCACCAGAGCCCCAAAAGCCAGCCGGCCACCCAAAATGAGGAACCGTCCAACGCCTCGGGTCACGGTGTCAAAAGACAGGCAAATTTTCGGACCTATCATGGTTTACCAGACCAAGTCCCCTGTGCCCATCACCTGCCCAAGTGGCTGTGTCTGCACTTCGCAAAGCTCTGACAATGGTCTAAATGTGAACTGCCAAGAGAAAAAGATCAGTAACATCTCAGATCTCCAACCCAAACCCACCAGTCCAAAGAAACTTTACCTTACAAGTAACTATCTACAGGTTGTTTATAAAACTGATCTCCTTGAATACACCTCTCTGGATTTGTTACATTTAGGAAACAACAGGATCGCAGTGATACAGGAAGGTGCCTTTACAAACCTCATCAGTTTACGCAGACTTTATCTCAATGGCAATTACCTTGAAATCCTGTACCCTTCTATGTTCAGTGGACTGCAGAGCTTGCAGTATCTCTACTTAGAGTATAATGTCATTAAGGAAATCCTGCCACGCACTTTTGATGCTCTGAGCAACCTTCATCTATTATTTCTGAACAACAACTTGCTGAGGTCTTTGCCTGATCATGTGTTTGGTGGTACTTCCCTCACGAGGCTCAATCTGAGGAACAACCACTTCTCACACTTGCCTGTGAGAGGCATCCTCGACCAGCTCTCGGCTTTAATTCAGATAGACCTCCAAGAAAATCCTTGGGATTGCACGTGTGACATAATTGGGCTCAGGGACTGGATAGAGCATGTCACTGAGCAGAACAATCAGCAGGCAAGTCCCCCTGTAGTTATCAATGAGGTCATATGCGAGTCTCCAGCTAAGCACTCAGGAGAACATCTGAAATTCCTGAGCAAAGAGGCCATCTGTCCAGAGAACCCTAACTTGTCAGATTCTACTCTCTTTATGACTCATAACACAGATACACCACAATCCCTTAGCATCTCGCCCAGCTCCTATCCAGAAATACACACAGAAGTTCCACTCTCTGTCTTAATTTTAGGCTTGCTGGTTGTGTTTatcttgtctgtctgttttgggGCAGGCTTGTTTGTCTTTGTTCTGAAACGCCGAAAGGGAGTGCCAAGTGTGCCCAACAGCGCAAACAACTTAGATATAAGTTCATTTCAGCTGCAGTATGGGTCTTACAACATGGAGAACCATGATAAAACCGAAGGGCATGTTTATAACTACATCCCCCCTCCTGTCGGGCAGATGTGCCAAAACCCAATCTACATGCAAAAGGAAGGGGATCCAGTTGCATACTACAGGAATCTCCATGAGTTTAGCTATAGCAATCTTGACCACAAAAAGGAAGACTCCGCCAGCCTTGCATTTACAATCAGTGCCGCTGAATTGCTGGAAAAGCATTCCTCGCCAAGGGAGCCAGAGCTACTGTATCAAAACGTTGCAGAGAGGGTCAAGGAACTCCCCAGTGGAGGGGTTGTTCATTATAACTTTTGCACCTTACCCAAAAGGCAGTTTGCTCCTTCCTATGAATCCAGACGCCAAAACCAGGACAGGATAAATAAGACTGTTTTGTATGGAACACCCAGGAAATATTTTGCAGAACAGTCTAAACCCGAGCATCCTTTGCTGCAAGGAAAGCTACAAACGGAACCAGACTACCTCGAAGTTCTGGAAAAACAAACTGCAATTAGTCAGCTGTga